In Periplaneta americana isolate PAMFEO1 chromosome 4, P.americana_PAMFEO1_priV1, whole genome shotgun sequence, one DNA window encodes the following:
- the LOC138698727 gene encoding uncharacterized protein, whose product MWVFIVANCFLCCSAWNPLEILSSGGGGVHVTNVKTQNCGRSTDPLKLEKLSITQNDAGFDVSVKGKTLTNMTSPVKAIYKLEHKGLFGKYITLRKGTIKDMCKFGVPEDEECPAEMQKLQLPCRCPIPEGTEVVLEKTVKLPKQVSKMLALLDGDVRTRVHLEHGKEDLGCYKTTFRLS is encoded by the exons ATGTGGGTCTTCATCGTTGCCAACTGTTTCTTGTGCTGCTCTGCTTGGAATCCACTGGAAATCTTG AGCTCTGGTGGCGGCGGAGTTCATGTGACAAATGTGAAAACTCAAAACTGCGGTCGATCCACAGACCCCCTGAAACTGGAGAAGCTAAGCATCACCCAGAATGATGCTGGCTTTGACGTCTCAGTCAAGGGCAAGACGCTCACAAATATGACGTCACCTGTCAAG GCCATCTACAAACTGGAGCACAAGGGATTGTTTGGGAAGTACATAACACTACGGAAGGGCACCATCAAAGATATGTGCAAGTTTGGGGTGCCAGAAGACGAAGAGTGTCCTGCGGAAATGCAGAAGCTGCAGCTGCCGTGCCGCTGCCCCATTCCCGAG GGTACAGAAGTGGTTCTGGAGAAGACTGTCAAGCTGCCGAAGCAGGTCTCTAAGATGTTGGCCCTCCTAGATGGCGACGTCAGAACACGTGTTCACTTGGAGCATGGCAAGGAGGATCTTGGCTGCTACAAAACTACTTTCCGACTTTCCTGA